In Desulforegulaceae bacterium, the following are encoded in one genomic region:
- a CDS encoding acyl-CoA dehydrogenase family protein — protein MFDYLMSPEALKLRDEVRAFVKSVPREMLNEMDQEKIRFPKEFLKEAGKRNLFGCRYPVKWGGRGLDWVTTGVVMEEVGVLGYIMACTFGVGAELVCDAIVSHGTDFQKEKYVKPLLKGEIFAAECLTEPRGGSDFFGTTSTAEDKGDYFLLNGQKRFIVGGEGADYFLVYAKTDPDAKPHKSLTCLIVDRTEGVNVEYLYGLMGCRGGGTARIVFKDVKVPKENIVGEVNNVLPVFNTMMIPERLGTAAMTIGAARPALEIATRYTTRRKAFGKEIARFQGVSFQMAEAAMKLDASRSFIYTVASAVDAGIEQGRIRRLVSEAKKFVTESCQEVVHKSMQVMGGIGYTNIYPVEKIYRDIRLSTIWTGSNEVMSMIIAHEWYKELMKQVEDRTVRDCEFDCEEAHADNEKIYE, from the coding sequence ATGTTTGACTATTTGATGAGTCCGGAAGCACTAAAGTTAAGGGATGAAGTAAGGGCTTTTGTAAAATCTGTTCCAAGAGAAATGTTAAATGAAATGGATCAGGAAAAGATTCGCTTTCCAAAAGAATTTTTAAAAGAAGCTGGAAAAAGAAATCTTTTTGGATGTCGCTATCCTGTGAAATGGGGAGGACGAGGGCTTGATTGGGTCACTACAGGAGTTGTAATGGAAGAGGTGGGAGTGTTGGGCTATATAATGGCTTGCACCTTTGGTGTTGGAGCTGAGCTTGTATGTGACGCCATAGTTTCTCATGGAACTGATTTTCAAAAAGAAAAATATGTAAAGCCTTTGTTAAAAGGAGAAATCTTTGCAGCTGAATGTCTTACCGAACCAAGAGGAGGTTCTGATTTTTTTGGAACTACATCCACAGCAGAAGATAAGGGAGATTATTTTTTGTTAAACGGGCAAAAGAGATTTATAGTTGGGGGAGAAGGAGCTGATTATTTTCTTGTTTATGCAAAAACAGATCCTGATGCAAAGCCTCATAAATCACTGACCTGCTTAATTGTTGATAGGACAGAAGGTGTAAATGTTGAATATCTTTATGGTCTTATGGGATGCAGGGGAGGAGGAACTGCAAGAATTGTTTTTAAGGATGTAAAGGTTCCAAAGGAAAATATTGTAGGTGAAGTAAACAATGTTTTACCCGTGTTTAATACTATGATGATACCTGAAAGACTTGGAACTGCAGCCATGACCATCGGAGCTGCAAGGCCAGCTTTAGAGATTGCAACAAGATACACCACAAGAAGAAAAGCCTTTGGAAAGGAAATAGCCAGGTTTCAGGGAGTAAGCTTTCAAATGGCTGAAGCTGCCATGAAACTTGATGCTTCAAGGTCATTTATTTATACAGTTGCTTCAGCAGTAGATGCTGGAATTGAACAGGGCAGAATAAGAAGACTTGTTTCAGAAGCCAAAAAATTTGTTACTGAGTCCTGCCAGGAAGTTGTTCATAAATCAATGCAGGTAATGGGAGGAATTGGTTATACTAATATTTATCCCGTTGAAAAAATTTACAGGGATATCAGGCTTTCAACAATTTGGACCGGTTCAAATGAAGTGATGTCCATGATTATTGCCCATGAATGGTATAAAGAATTAATGAAACAGGTGGAGGATAGAACAGTAAGAGATTGTGAGTTTGACTGTGAAGAAGCCCATGCTGATAATGAAAAAATTTATGAGTAA
- a CDS encoding alpha/beta hydrolase, with amino-acid sequence MDLLKKFDTPEINSYVFHPSKASPDSSDVKRIKINVDENIIIGASLFEASKEAPFILYFHGNGEIVNDYDELGLVFAQQNINFMPVDYRGYGFSNGTPTLSSMISDAGKIGDFVHEYRKENNFTGKFAVMGRSLGSASAIELGYSKDYFDALIIESGFFSFKKLLRNLGFYNEKYENFDDPLNHEQKVSSFKNPVLIIHGEFDEIIPFSEGRKLFENSGAENKKLVKIPGAGHNTIFSLGLNEYFASIVNLLF; translated from the coding sequence ATGGATCTTTTAAAAAAATTTGATACCCCGGAAATTAACTCCTATGTTTTTCATCCATCAAAGGCAAGCCCTGATTCTTCAGATGTAAAAAGAATTAAAATCAATGTAGATGAAAATATAATAATAGGAGCCTCTTTATTTGAAGCTTCAAAAGAAGCTCCATTTATTCTCTATTTCCATGGAAACGGCGAAATTGTAAATGACTATGACGAGCTTGGATTAGTTTTTGCCCAGCAAAATATAAACTTTATGCCTGTTGATTACAGAGGATATGGATTTTCCAATGGTACTCCAACTCTTTCTTCAATGATTTCAGACGCAGGTAAAATTGGCGATTTTGTCCATGAATACAGAAAAGAAAATAATTTTACGGGTAAATTTGCTGTAATGGGCAGGTCCCTTGGTTCAGCTTCAGCTATTGAACTTGGATATTCCAAAGATTATTTTGATGCTCTTATAATTGAATCGGGGTTTTTTAGTTTTAAAAAACTATTGAGGAATCTTGGTTTTTACAATGAAAAATATGAAAATTTCGATGACCCCTTAAACCATGAACAAAAAGTTTCATCTTTTAAAAATCCAGTACTGATAATTCATGGAGAGTTTGATGAAATCATACCTTTTTCAGAAGGTAGAAAACTATTTGAAAATTCAGGTGCAGAAAACAAAAAACTTGTAAAAATCCCGGGTGCAGGCCACAACACAATTTTTTCATTAGGTCTTAATGAATATTTTGCTTCTATAGTTAATCTGCTATTCTAA
- a CDS encoding recombinase family protein, translating into MNEFLKQLRSQQKDKYPGSYRSPMDNKRPYPHPDRRSKGGDRRQPHSKSDLDLILNEFAKLIPELMVVMSRITETNEKIVDALDHKIEIEEERNLIFGSLARSIELLAEKGGSFIDASNSESVKIKKASKEQKNKVLDLIVSLREDKSTYEEIADYLEAQGIPTFSNKGRWHAQTIHRLYQQRKSELDS; encoded by the coding sequence ATGAACGAATTTTTAAAACAATTAAGAAGCCAGCAAAAGGACAAATATCCAGGTTCATACAGATCTCCCATGGATAATAAAAGGCCCTATCCTCATCCAGACAGGCGAAGCAAAGGGGGAGATAGAAGACAGCCCCATTCAAAATCTGACTTAGACTTGATTTTGAATGAATTTGCCAAACTTATTCCAGAATTAATGGTTGTGATGAGTAGAATAACCGAGACCAATGAAAAGATTGTGGACGCCCTGGATCATAAGATAGAAATTGAGGAAGAAAGAAATTTAATTTTTGGATCTTTAGCTCGCTCCATTGAACTTCTTGCTGAAAAAGGTGGAAGTTTTATTGATGCTTCAAATTCAGAATCAGTCAAAATAAAAAAAGCTTCTAAAGAGCAAAAGAACAAAGTTTTAGACCTTATTGTTTCTCTAAGGGAAGATAAGAGCACATATGAGGAGATTGCAGATTATCTTGAAGCCCAAGGGATTCCAACTTTTTCAAACAAAGGCCGCTGGCATGCCCAGACAATTCACAGGCTTTATCAACAAAGAAAATCAGAGCTTGACTCTTAA
- a CDS encoding cytoplasmic protein, producing the protein MEEKHSYEFAKNYGDPAFGLSRKQNEEAIHYYLQKLSEDNFMKLLLPKLEDKELEYLHDLIFTLLKNHIEEDEYHKYFLKDGTHE; encoded by the coding sequence TTGGAAGAAAAACATTCCTACGAATTTGCAAAAAATTACGGTGATCCAGCCTTTGGACTCTCAAGAAAACAAAATGAAGAAGCAATTCATTATTATCTTCAAAAACTTTCAGAAGATAATTTTATGAAGCTCCTTCTCCCAAAGCTTGAAGATAAAGAGCTTGAATACCTCCATGATTTGATTTTTACTCTTTTAAAAAATCATATTGAAGAAGACGAATACCATAAATATTTTCTTAAAGACGGAACCCATGAATAA
- a CDS encoding alpha/beta hydrolase: MEDWEISIKDYFKGYDSKKIRYGVFGKKDYSKVIVILQGRAEYFEKYHHIVRHFVEKGFLAVLMDWRGQGGSCRELLDKDKGHVNDFLDYQKDLSFFLKKISNFIKPGDQVYGLSHSMGSHNLMRYLIENKNSIFKKIVFSSPMVEIRTFPLSQSLAKLYVNTFVKSGLGDSYLVGTGKYKEIKFKNNNLTSNKRKFFENIFYLRKNKDHAIGGPTNSWVFNAFLSMDYLKKNISKIDPEVKTKIIYGSKESVVKIEVLKKISKFMSEPSLEIKNARHELMMESPELLEIFFQSVDKFFGIK, translated from the coding sequence ATGGAAGATTGGGAAATAAGTATTAAAGATTATTTTAAGGGGTATGATTCTAAAAAAATAAGATACGGAGTTTTTGGAAAAAAAGACTATTCTAAAGTAATTGTTATTTTACAGGGCAGAGCTGAGTATTTTGAAAAGTATCATCATATTGTAAGGCATTTTGTTGAAAAAGGCTTTCTTGCCGTTTTAATGGATTGGAGAGGGCAGGGAGGTTCTTGTCGTGAGCTTTTAGACAAAGATAAAGGCCATGTAAATGATTTTTTGGATTATCAAAAGGATTTGTCTTTTTTTTTAAAAAAGATTTCAAACTTTATTAAACCTGGAGATCAAGTATATGGGTTGTCACATTCAATGGGTTCCCATAATTTGATGAGGTATTTGATAGAAAATAAAAACAGCATTTTTAAAAAAATTGTTTTTTCTTCTCCCATGGTTGAGATAAGGACTTTTCCACTTTCTCAAAGTCTTGCTAAACTTTATGTAAATACATTTGTAAAATCAGGATTAGGTGATTCATATTTAGTTGGTACAGGTAAATACAAGGAAATTAAATTTAAAAACAACAACCTTACTTCAAACAAAAGAAAGTTTTTTGAAAATATTTTTTACCTGAGAAAAAACAAAGACCATGCCATTGGAGGACCAACAAACTCATGGGTTTTCAATGCCTTTTTATCAATGGATTATCTTAAAAAAAATATTTCAAAAATTGATCCTGAAGTTAAAACAAAAATTATTTATGGCTCTAAAGAAAGTGTTGTGAAAATTGAAGTTTTAAAAAAAATCTCAAAATTTATGAGTGAGCCTTCTCTTGAAATAAAAAATGCAAGACATGAGCTTATGATGGAAAGCCCGGAGCTTTTAGAGATTTTTTTTCAGTCTGTGGATAAGTTTTTTGGAATTAAATGA
- a CDS encoding cation diffusion facilitator family transporter: MRFNKEFKKTQLILGLGFIINILLSALKFFAGYYGGSKTLIADSVHSLSDSITDIIIMVGVFFWTKPPDAKHPYGHRRFETITTLILGFVLIGAALAIGYDAFKNFGKVKTSVPGAIALYAALISIIVKEILYKITNKYGQKIKSPALIANAWHHRLDALSSIPASFAVAGAILFPQIKYLDLGGALIVSVFIFQAAIKILWPGLEEILGKGASEDKCKSIIKTAEKTDQVIRAENLRTRYNGMKVFADLNLIVNGDISVRQGHEIAKSVKEQIMKKNPDIEDIIIHVEPNRK; this comes from the coding sequence ATGAGATTTAACAAAGAATTTAAAAAAACCCAACTGATTTTGGGTCTGGGTTTTATCATAAATATTTTATTGTCCGCCTTAAAATTTTTTGCCGGATACTACGGAGGCAGCAAGACTTTAATTGCAGACTCAGTTCACAGCCTCAGCGATTCAATCACAGACATAATTATAATGGTAGGAGTGTTTTTCTGGACAAAACCTCCTGATGCAAAACACCCTTACGGCCATAGAAGATTTGAAACAATAACCACTCTTATACTTGGATTTGTATTAATTGGTGCAGCCCTGGCAATTGGATATGATGCATTTAAAAATTTTGGGAAAGTAAAAACTTCAGTGCCAGGAGCCATTGCTCTTTATGCAGCACTTATTTCCATTATTGTTAAAGAAATTTTATACAAAATTACAAATAAATATGGACAAAAAATAAAAAGCCCTGCTCTTATAGCAAATGCCTGGCATCACAGACTAGATGCTTTAAGCTCGATCCCTGCTTCTTTTGCAGTGGCAGGTGCTATTCTTTTTCCACAAATCAAATATCTTGATCTTGGAGGAGCATTAATTGTTTCTGTTTTTATTTTTCAAGCTGCAATAAAAATTCTCTGGCCGGGACTAGAGGAAATTTTAGGAAAAGGAGCCTCAGAAGATAAATGTAAATCAATAATAAAAACTGCTGAAAAAACTGACCAAGTAATAAGAGCTGAAAACTTAAGAACAAGATATAATGGAATGAAAGTTTTTGCAGACTTAAACCTTATTGTAAACGGAGATATAAGTGTAAGACAAGGCCATGAAATAGCAAAGTCTGTAAAAGAACAGATTATGAAAAAAAACCCGGATATTGAGGATATAATTATCCATGTTGAACCAAATAGAAAGTAA
- a CDS encoding aminopeptidase — protein sequence MNNKNIFSEAELENYADIMIWGLKRAKKKALEKNSFVQIKYDHEAAALAEKIYQKLLLQGFNPDLNLLKNPDLEKYFFKNANLDQICSIKPGYDKYLKNISGSITIIAPLSLNHLKDVDFTNLSEFSKSRKNLRSILNEREKLGDYSWTLCIYPTKTLADAAGKKLSEYAQLVSKACFLGEKNPIKTWEKTAEQIEKTKNKLLQLEIDYFHIKSENTDLYVKQGEKRKWLGLSGRNIPSFEIFITPDCRFTSGKYYANQPSFRNGNLVEDIKLEFKNGEIVSASANKGENYLLKTIETDEGAKRLGEFSMTDKKFSKINTFMANTLYDENYGGDFGNVHIALGNSYSDSFSKDLEKLDKNLKKELGFNESSIHWDIVNTEKKTVTALLKSGKEKIIYKNGKFMV from the coding sequence ATGAATAATAAAAACATATTTTCTGAAGCTGAGCTTGAAAACTATGCAGATATAATGATCTGGGGGCTTAAAAGAGCAAAGAAAAAAGCTTTGGAAAAAAATTCTTTTGTTCAAATAAAATACGACCATGAGGCCGCAGCCCTTGCAGAAAAAATTTATCAAAAACTTCTTTTGCAAGGTTTTAACCCAGATCTTAATCTTTTAAAAAACCCGGATCTTGAAAAGTATTTTTTCAAAAACGCAAACCTTGATCAAATTTGTTCAATCAAACCTGGATATGATAAATATTTAAAAAACATCTCCGGATCTATAACTATTATTGCCCCGCTTTCTTTAAACCACCTAAAAGATGTTGACTTTACAAACCTTTCAGAGTTTTCAAAATCAAGAAAAAATTTAAGAAGTATTTTAAATGAAAGGGAAAAGTTGGGAGATTATTCCTGGACATTATGCATCTATCCTACAAAAACACTTGCTGATGCTGCTGGAAAAAAACTTAGTGAATATGCACAATTAGTATCCAAAGCCTGTTTTCTTGGAGAAAAAAATCCTATAAAAACCTGGGAAAAAACAGCAGAACAAATAGAAAAAACTAAAAACAAACTTCTTCAGCTTGAAATAGATTATTTCCATATTAAATCTGAAAATACAGACCTTTATGTAAAACAGGGAGAAAAAAGAAAATGGCTTGGACTTTCAGGAAGAAACATTCCAAGCTTTGAAATATTTATAACCCCTGATTGCAGATTCACTTCAGGAAAATATTATGCTAACCAGCCCTCATTTAGAAACGGAAATCTTGTTGAAGATATAAAACTGGAGTTTAAAAATGGCGAAATAGTTTCAGCAAGTGCTAATAAAGGAGAAAACTATCTACTGAAAACCATTGAAACAGATGAAGGTGCAAAAAGACTGGGAGAATTTTCCATGACTGATAAAAAATTTTCAAAAATCAACACCTTTATGGCAAATACTCTTTATGATGAAAACTATGGAGGAGATTTTGGTAATGTTCACATAGCTCTTGGAAACTCATATTCGGACAGTTTTTCAAAAGATCTTGAAAAGCTTGATAAAAACCTTAAAAAAGAACTTGGCTTTAATGAGTCTTCAATTCATTGGGACATTGTAAATACAGAGAAAAAAACTGTTACAGCCCTTTTAAAATCAGGTAAAGAAAAAATAATTTACAAAAACGGAAAATTTATGGTTTAA
- a CDS encoding methylated-DNA--[protein]-cysteine S-methyltransferase, which produces MLNQIESKLINTKINSIKPKSLEIISADKVLKNFLNLKSAQPKALVEKIEKNPVEIFFYSFNSSFGKIRIFADKSKVLAIDFDKTKNNNSYIFENFPDSKLLESKIYCEKFFEKIFYSQKKVSIKTGIKGSDFFIKILTALSQTNSGELISYKKLGKKAGFSNAHRAVGTAMKKNPIPFLIPCHRVIKSNLTLGFYSGGIERKIIYILRENNHLIPKNLSTD; this is translated from the coding sequence ATGTTGAACCAAATAGAAAGTAAGCTTATAAACACTAAAATAAATTCTATTAAACCAAAGTCTTTAGAAATAATTTCAGCTGATAAAGTTTTAAAAAACTTTTTAAACCTTAAATCAGCTCAGCCAAAGGCTTTAGTTGAAAAAATTGAAAAAAATCCTGTTGAAATATTTTTTTATAGTTTTAATTCAAGTTTTGGAAAAATAAGAATATTTGCTGATAAATCAAAGGTTTTAGCAATTGATTTTGACAAAACCAAAAATAACAATTCATATATATTTGAAAATTTTCCTGACTCAAAACTTTTAGAATCAAAAATTTATTGTGAAAAGTTTTTTGAAAAAATCTTTTACTCACAAAAAAAAGTCTCAATAAAAACAGGGATTAAGGGAAGTGATTTTTTCATTAAAATTTTAACAGCCTTATCTCAAACAAATTCTGGAGAGCTTATTTCATACAAAAAACTTGGAAAAAAAGCTGGTTTTTCAAATGCCCACAGAGCTGTTGGAACAGCAATGAAAAAAAATCCAATTCCTTTTTTAATTCCCTGCCATAGAGTTATAAAATCAAATTTAACCCTTGGTTTTTATTCAGGAGGAATAGAAAGAAAAATAATTTATATTTTAAGAGAAAATAATCATTTAATTCCAAAAAACTTATCCACAGACTGA
- the guaA gene encoding glutamine-hydrolyzing GMP synthase, giving the protein MILIIDFGSQFTQLIARRVREHNVYCIIEPPGFSMDQIKKANPEGIILSGSPASFYDSNAPKCDPEVFNLGIPVLGICYGMHLMAEILGGSVEKSDKSEYGFSKIDIKIKNGLFKNIIDSTVWMSHGDSVTKLPSGFEISGSTENTEIAAMENQDKSFFAFQFHPEVVHSVEGSKMIDNFISTCGCKRDWTMDSFAESSIREIKDSVKDKKVILGLSGGVDSSVAAVLIHRAIKDNLNCIFVDNGLLRKDERLLLEKTLHGHLNVNIEFIDASERFLTALEGVTDPELKRKIIGNLFIDVFEESAKKIEGASFLAQGTLYPDVIESKSAFGGPSSVIKSHHNVGGLPEKMELDLLEPLQYLFKDEVRELGKSLGLTDEIVWRQPFPGPGLSIRILGKITKKRLDILREADAILREEVKKAGLYKSLWQAFVVLLPIKTVGVMGDKRTYENTAVIRAVESKDAMTADWAKLPYEFLGKVSNRIINEVRGINRVAYDISSKPPATIEWE; this is encoded by the coding sequence ATGATTTTAATAATAGATTTCGGTTCTCAATTCACCCAGCTTATAGCAAGAAGGGTAAGGGAGCATAATGTATACTGTATTATTGAGCCACCGGGTTTTTCAATGGATCAAATAAAAAAAGCAAACCCCGAGGGAATTATTCTCTCAGGAAGTCCTGCAAGCTTTTATGATTCAAATGCCCCAAAATGCGATCCTGAGGTATTTAACTTAGGAATTCCTGTGCTTGGAATCTGCTATGGAATGCATCTTATGGCAGAAATTCTTGGAGGAAGTGTTGAAAAATCAGATAAAAGTGAATATGGATTTTCTAAAATAGATATAAAAATTAAAAACGGCCTTTTTAAAAATATAATTGACAGCACAGTATGGATGAGCCATGGAGATTCAGTAACAAAACTTCCAAGTGGATTTGAAATTTCAGGTTCCACAGAAAATACAGAAATTGCTGCAATGGAAAACCAGGACAAATCTTTTTTTGCATTCCAATTCCACCCTGAAGTTGTCCACTCTGTTGAAGGTTCCAAAATGATAGACAACTTCATTTCCACCTGTGGATGCAAAAGAGACTGGACAATGGATTCATTTGCAGAATCATCAATCAGGGAAATAAAAGATTCAGTTAAAGACAAAAAAGTAATTCTTGGCTTAAGCGGAGGGGTTGACTCTTCTGTTGCTGCAGTTCTTATTCACAGGGCGATTAAAGACAATTTGAATTGCATTTTTGTTGACAATGGGCTTTTAAGAAAAGACGAAAGACTTCTCCTTGAAAAAACTCTTCATGGACATTTAAATGTAAACATAGAGTTTATTGATGCCTCTGAAAGATTTTTAACAGCATTAGAAGGAGTTACAGACCCTGAACTTAAAAGAAAAATAATTGGAAATCTTTTTATAGATGTATTTGAAGAAAGTGCAAAAAAAATTGAAGGAGCCTCTTTTCTTGCCCAGGGAACATTATATCCAGATGTAATAGAATCAAAGTCAGCATTTGGAGGACCATCTTCTGTAATAAAATCTCACCATAACGTTGGAGGTCTTCCTGAAAAAATGGAGCTGGATCTTTTAGAACCTTTACAATATTTGTTTAAAGACGAGGTAAGAGAACTTGGAAAATCCCTTGGACTTACAGATGAAATAGTCTGGAGACAGCCTTTTCCAGGACCTGGTCTTTCAATAAGAATTCTTGGAAAAATTACAAAAAAACGTCTTGACATTTTAAGAGAAGCAGACGCAATTTTAAGGGAAGAAGTAAAAAAAGCAGGTCTTTACAAATCCCTTTGGCAGGCATTTGTTGTTCTTCTTCCCATAAAAACAGTAGGTGTGATGGGAGACAAAAGAACCTATGAAAACACTGCTGTGATAAGGGCTGTTGAAAGTAAAGACGCAATGACAGCAGACTGGGCTAAACTTCCATATGAATTTCTTGGAAAGGTTTCAAACAGAATAATAAACGAAGTAAGGGGAATTAATAGAGTTGCCTACGATATAAGCTCCAAACCCCCTGCAACAATAGAATGGGAATAA
- a CDS encoding lysophospholipid acyltransferase family protein: MGEKIAAAFFFIIVGFSSIFFFTGALILRIVTRLFDPKLRILHLYTCFWASVYIWMMKCWKYEVRGKTNIKRNKTYVIVSNHQSQLDILLAFTSFFHFKWVSKIEIFNFPLVGWNMRLNNYIQLKRGDKKSIEEMMEVAEKTLKSGSSVFFFPEGTRSETGVLRPFKPGAFILAKKLKLPILPITINGTINALPKYSIDYHGVHHMVMEILEPIEYEVFKDMEVDELSEYVRQIIAKRVTAHLAGGYLNEKL; encoded by the coding sequence ATGGGAGAAAAAATAGCAGCAGCTTTTTTTTTCATAATTGTAGGGTTTAGTTCAATCTTTTTTTTCACAGGAGCTCTTATTTTAAGAATAGTAACCAGGCTTTTTGATCCAAAACTAAGAATTTTGCACCTTTATACCTGTTTTTGGGCAAGTGTTTATATATGGATGATGAAGTGCTGGAAATATGAAGTAAGAGGAAAAACTAACATAAAAAGAAATAAAACCTATGTGATTGTTTCAAATCATCAGTCCCAGCTTGACATTCTTCTTGCATTTACAAGTTTCTTTCATTTTAAGTGGGTGTCAAAAATTGAAATCTTTAATTTTCCTCTTGTAGGGTGGAATATGAGACTTAACAATTATATTCAACTAAAAAGAGGAGATAAAAAAAGTATTGAAGAAATGATGGAGGTGGCAGAAAAAACTTTAAAATCAGGAAGCTCTGTTTTCTTTTTTCCTGAAGGCACCAGATCAGAAACAGGGGTTTTAAGGCCTTTTAAACCCGGAGCTTTTATTCTTGCAAAAAAACTCAAGCTTCCCATTCTTCCCATTACAATAAACGGCACAATTAATGCCCTTCCCAAATACAGTATAGATTATCACGGGGTTCATCATATGGTAATGGAAATTTTAGAGCCCATTGAATATGAAGTTTTTAAAGATATGGAAGTTGATGAATTATCAGAATATGTAAGACAGATCATAGCAAAAAGAGTAACAGCCCACTTAGCTGGCGGATATTTGAATGAAAAACTTTAA